In Trichocoleus desertorum NBK24, the following are encoded in one genomic region:
- a CDS encoding urease accessory protein UreD, translated as MAADAATGQLNLSAGWQGSLELEFALRDRATYLSYSRSQAPLKLQRPFYPEGPEVCHCVFLHTAGGVVGDDRLSLNCRLQPQTHALLTSAAASKIYRSNGLVAQQTAQIQVAEGACCEWFPQETIVFEGANYQQNLRVELAPGATWIGWEITRLGRSARGEQFLSGNWRSRTEVWRQDQPLWIDPQWIPGSPVIVNSPHGLAGHPVIASFALVGQAVELELITQARSLWQPGEYPGEAGVTSLTEGLLCRYRGPSTQAARAWFMQVWQLLRQLYLGRAACPPRVWQI; from the coding sequence ATGGCTGCCGATGCTGCCACTGGACAATTAAATTTGAGTGCTGGGTGGCAGGGTAGCCTAGAGCTAGAATTTGCCTTACGCGATCGCGCTACTTATCTCAGCTATAGCCGCAGTCAAGCCCCCCTAAAGCTACAACGTCCGTTTTATCCAGAAGGGCCAGAGGTTTGTCATTGCGTCTTCTTACACACGGCAGGCGGTGTTGTGGGGGACGATCGCTTATCTCTCAATTGCCGATTGCAACCCCAAACTCACGCTTTGCTGACTAGTGCGGCGGCAAGTAAGATTTATCGCAGTAATGGGCTGGTGGCGCAACAAACCGCTCAGATTCAAGTTGCCGAGGGAGCTTGCTGCGAATGGTTTCCGCAAGAAACGATCGTGTTTGAGGGAGCCAACTACCAACAAAATCTACGGGTAGAACTGGCACCGGGGGCAACTTGGATCGGTTGGGAGATCACCCGCTTGGGTCGTAGTGCTAGAGGTGAACAATTCCTCAGCGGCAACTGGCGATCGCGCACTGAAGTTTGGCGGCAAGACCAACCCTTGTGGATTGACCCCCAGTGGATTCCAGGCAGTCCAGTGATTGTTAACAGCCCTCATGGCCTAGCCGGACACCCAGTAATTGCCAGTTTTGCTTTAGTAGGACAAGCGGTAGAACTAGAGCTAATCACCCAAGCGCGATCGCTGTGGCAACCGGGTGAGTACCCAGGCGAAGCAGGAGTCACCAGTCTCACCGAAGGGTTACTCTGTCGGTACCGGGGGCCTTCTACCCAAGCGGCCCGCGCCTGGTTTATGCAAGTGTGGCAACTTTTACGCCAGCTCTATCTGGGTCGTGCTGCTTGTCCACCAAGAGTTTGGCAAATCTGA
- a CDS encoding sulfite oxidase-like oxidoreductase, protein MLGKFFQKPGSEYSDRVPPGQHLTNGFPVLTYGQTPSVDRATWQFRVWGCAKEVTFTWDDFMAMPQSDFTADFHCVTTWSKLDVQWTGVKVLDFMKQVEVGPKAAHIMEHCYGGYTTNIAIEDFLREENFFAHTLFGEPLPADHGGPLRLVVPHLYAWKSAKWINGLEFLDKEELGFWERNGYHRRGEPWAVERYSDR, encoded by the coding sequence ATGTTAGGAAAATTTTTTCAAAAACCAGGCTCAGAGTATAGCGATCGCGTGCCTCCCGGTCAGCACCTGACCAACGGCTTCCCAGTATTAACCTACGGCCAAACGCCGAGCGTAGATCGAGCCACCTGGCAGTTTCGGGTGTGGGGCTGTGCCAAGGAAGTAACTTTCACCTGGGACGATTTTATGGCGATGCCCCAGAGTGACTTCACAGCTGACTTCCACTGTGTCACCACTTGGTCAAAATTGGATGTGCAATGGACTGGGGTGAAGGTGTTGGACTTCATGAAACAGGTAGAAGTAGGCCCCAAAGCCGCTCACATCATGGAACACTGTTACGGTGGCTATACAACGAATATTGCCATAGAAGACTTTTTGAGAGAAGAAAACTTCTTTGCTCACACCTTGTTTGGTGAACCGCTTCCGGCTGATCATGGGGGGCCTTTACGCTTAGTCGTGCCTCACCTCTATGCCTGGAAAAGTGCTAAATGGATTAACGGGCTAGAGTTTTTAGACAAAGAGGAGTTGGGCTTCTGGGAGCGTAACGGCTACCACCGACGCGGCGAACCTTGGGCCGTAGAACGATACAGCGATCGCTAA
- a CDS encoding cell wall metabolism sensor histidine kinase WalK — protein MKNSPFAQSTRIDRILVVDDSADNSFLIQAILEEEDYKVDIADSGMAALAKIDEFPPDLILLDVMMPGMDGYEVTRRIRANEKLSFIPILLITAYDQPSVAKGLDTGADDFIRKPVEFDELLARVRSLLRLKHSVDERDHIARQREDFVSRLAHDLRTPLVAADRMMGLFRQGALGELSPDMNDAIITMARSNQNLLQMVNTLLEVYRLEAGRKSFSFAPVNLRELVTEVTQELAPLAADKNLALKLDLEEEPADPAATYVLGDRLELHRVLTNLVGNALKFTDSGYISVGLTSAPATSASTPAWVVITVRDTGTGISAEDQAMLFERFRQGHHRRSGSGLGLYLSRRIIETHQGTVDLESELGKGSTFIVRLPAKQP, from the coding sequence ATGAAAAACTCTCCTTTTGCCCAGTCTACTAGGATTGATCGCATTCTCGTTGTTGATGATTCTGCTGACAATTCATTTTTAATTCAGGCAATTCTAGAAGAGGAAGATTACAAAGTTGATATTGCCGATAGTGGCATGGCAGCTTTAGCCAAGATTGATGAGTTTCCGCCAGATTTAATTCTGTTGGACGTGATGATGCCAGGAATGGACGGCTACGAAGTCACACGGCGAATTCGAGCCAATGAAAAACTTTCCTTCATTCCCATCTTGTTAATTACTGCCTACGACCAACCTAGCGTTGCCAAAGGTTTGGACACAGGCGCAGACGATTTTATTCGCAAACCTGTTGAGTTTGATGAGTTGCTAGCACGGGTGCGATCGCTGCTTCGCCTCAAGCACAGTGTAGACGAACGTGACCACATTGCTCGCCAACGCGAAGATTTTGTCTCCCGCCTCGCCCATGATCTCCGTACTCCCCTAGTAGCTGCCGATCGCATGATGGGTTTGTTTCGCCAAGGTGCCTTGGGAGAGCTTTCTCCAGACATGAATGATGCGATCATCACGATGGCCCGCAGCAATCAGAACTTGCTGCAAATGGTGAACACGCTCCTAGAAGTGTATCGCCTAGAAGCAGGCCGAAAAAGCTTTTCGTTTGCGCCTGTCAATCTCCGTGAACTTGTGACAGAGGTAACTCAGGAACTCGCCCCTTTAGCCGCAGACAAAAACCTAGCTCTGAAATTAGATTTAGAGGAAGAACCTGCTGATCCTGCTGCTACCTATGTCTTGGGCGATCGCTTGGAGTTGCATCGTGTCCTGACCAACTTAGTCGGCAATGCCCTTAAGTTTACAGACAGCGGATATATCTCTGTGGGCTTGACTTCGGCTCCTGCTACTTCAGCCAGTACGCCAGCTTGGGTCGTCATTACGGTCAGAGATACGGGGACTGGGATCTCTGCTGAGGATCAGGCTATGTTATTTGAGCGCTTTCGCCAGGGGCATCATCGCCGCTCTGGCAGCGGTTTGGGTTTATACCTATCTCGTCGCATTATTGAAACCCACCAAGGCACGGTTGATTTAGAATCGGAGTTAGGCAAAGGAAGTACATTTATTGTGCGCCTCCCCGCTAAACAACCCTAA
- a CDS encoding aldehyde dehydrogenase translates to MLAISDVVEKQRTFFNSGKTKSIDFRLEQLKILKQAILEVQSSIVEAVQADLGKPTFEAYLVEVGVLDEVKYAIKHLRAWAKPRKVPTPVVFMPASAQICPQPLGVVLIIAPWNYPFQLSISPLVGAIAAGNCAILKPSELAPHTSQVLANLIRQHFDPAFITAIEGGAETSQQLLAERFDHIFFTGGTAIGKKVMAAAAENLTPVTLELGGKSPCIVDAEVPIELAARRIAWGKFTNAGQTCIAPDYLLVHRSIKPQLLSAIQQSISTFYGDNPAASPDFGRIINQRHFERLAPLVQSGKIVVGGDTNSAERYIAPTVLDGVSWSDPVMQEEIFGPILPVLEYEDLDDAIAQINQRPKPLALYLFSQNQQRQAQVLQETSSGGVCINDTVLQFGVPGLPFGGVGSSGMGRYHGKASFDTFSHERSILKKPFFLDFKLRYAPYSDKLKWLKQILR, encoded by the coding sequence ATGCTTGCAATTTCTGACGTCGTCGAAAAGCAGCGGACTTTTTTTAACTCTGGCAAAACCAAGTCGATTGATTTTCGCTTAGAACAACTCAAGATTCTGAAGCAAGCCATTCTGGAGGTGCAGAGCAGCATTGTCGAGGCGGTGCAGGCAGACTTGGGCAAACCAACTTTTGAGGCATATCTGGTTGAAGTTGGCGTGCTGGATGAAGTTAAATATGCCATCAAACATTTGCGGGCTTGGGCCAAACCTCGCAAGGTTCCAACCCCTGTCGTTTTTATGCCTGCTAGCGCCCAAATTTGCCCGCAGCCATTAGGCGTTGTTCTGATCATTGCACCTTGGAATTACCCGTTTCAGTTGTCAATTTCTCCCTTAGTCGGAGCGATCGCAGCGGGAAATTGTGCCATCCTCAAGCCTTCTGAGTTGGCACCTCATACGTCTCAAGTCCTTGCCAACCTCATTCGCCAGCACTTTGATCCAGCCTTTATTACTGCGATCGAAGGGGGAGCCGAGACTAGCCAGCAGTTGTTAGCCGAAAGATTCGACCATATTTTCTTTACAGGTGGCACCGCGATCGGCAAAAAGGTGATGGCAGCTGCGGCTGAGAACTTGACCCCCGTCACCTTAGAGCTAGGGGGCAAAAGCCCTTGCATTGTCGATGCTGAGGTGCCCATTGAGTTGGCTGCTCGCCGTATTGCTTGGGGCAAGTTTACCAACGCAGGACAAACTTGTATTGCCCCCGACTACTTATTAGTGCATCGGTCGATTAAGCCTCAACTGCTAAGTGCTATTCAACAAAGCATTTCTACTTTTTATGGCGACAACCCCGCTGCTAGTCCCGACTTTGGCAGAATCATTAACCAAAGACATTTTGAACGTCTAGCGCCACTAGTGCAGTCGGGCAAGATTGTGGTGGGTGGTGATACCAACTCCGCAGAACGCTATATTGCCCCCACCGTGCTTGACGGTGTGAGTTGGTCGGACCCAGTGATGCAGGAGGAAATCTTTGGTCCTATTTTGCCTGTGTTGGAGTATGAGGATTTAGATGATGCGATCGCCCAAATCAACCAGCGCCCCAAACCTTTAGCCCTGTACCTTTTCTCGCAAAACCAGCAGCGTCAAGCGCAAGTGCTGCAAGAAACCAGCTCTGGTGGAGTTTGTATCAACGACACGGTTTTGCAGTTTGGCGTTCCAGGCTTACCCTTCGGAGGGGTTGGCTCTAGTGGTATGGGCCGTTACCACGGTAAGGCTAGCTTCGATACCTTTTCCCATGAGCGCAGCATTCTCAAGAAACCTTTTTTCCTAGACTTCAAGCTTCGCTACGCCCCCTACAGCGACAAGCTAAAGTGGCTTAAACAGATCCTGCGGTAA
- a CDS encoding urease subunit beta, whose product MIPGELLVEDGDIELNAGRPTIKLKVANTGDRPIQVGSHFHFYEVNAALRCDREPAKGMRLNIPAGTAVRFEPGDEREVELVPFVGSRQVYGFNAKINGQLDRT is encoded by the coding sequence ATGATTCCAGGAGAACTGTTGGTAGAAGACGGAGATATTGAGCTAAACGCAGGTCGCCCGACAATTAAGCTCAAAGTTGCCAACACAGGCGATCGCCCGATTCAGGTGGGTTCCCACTTCCATTTTTATGAAGTCAACGCTGCCCTAAGGTGCGATCGCGAACCAGCCAAAGGCATGCGCCTCAATATCCCCGCTGGAACCGCCGTCCGCTTTGAACCCGGAGATGAGCGAGAAGTAGAACTCGTCCCCTTTGTAGGTAGCCGCCAAGTCTACGGCTTCAATGCCAAAATTAACGGCCAGCTAGATAGAACCTAA
- the ureA gene encoding urease subunit gamma, protein MQLSPQEKDKLLIFTAALLAERRKARGLKLNHPEAVAYLSAAILEGARDGRSVADLMSYGATLLTTEDVMEGVPEMIPEVQVEATFPDGTKLVTVHNPIR, encoded by the coding sequence ATGCAACTGTCACCCCAAGAAAAAGATAAATTACTGATTTTTACCGCTGCATTGCTCGCAGAACGCCGCAAAGCCAGAGGCTTAAAGCTGAACCACCCCGAAGCTGTCGCTTACCTCTCAGCCGCCATCTTAGAAGGAGCGCGTGATGGTCGCAGCGTGGCTGATCTAATGAGTTACGGTGCCACCCTCCTAACTACAGAAGATGTCATGGAAGGCGTGCCCGAAATGATTCCAGAAGTGCAAGTAGAAGCCACCTTCCCTGACGGCACCAAACTGGTGACTGTCCACAATCCCATCCGATAA
- the ureC gene encoding urease subunit alpha, translated as MSYRMNRRAYAETYGPTVGDRVRLADTELIIEVERDFTTYGDEVKFGGGKVIRDGMGQSPITNAEGAVDLVITNALILDWWGIVKADVGIKDGRIAKIGKAGNPYIQDHVDIIIGPGTEVLAGEGMILTAGGIDSHIHFICPQQIETAIASGITTMIGGGTGPATGTNATTCTPGPWNMYRMLQAADAFPMNLGFLGKGNSSKPEALREQVEAGAMGLKLHEDWGTTPATIDTCLSVADEFDVQVAIHTDTLNEAGFVEDTIAAFKNRVIHTYHTEGAGGGHAPDIIKVCGEANVLPSSTNPTRPYTLNTLDEHLDMLMVCHHLDPSIPEDVAFAESRIRRETIAAEDILHDLGAFSMIASDSQAMGRVGEVVIRTWQTAHKMKVQRGPLAGDSERNDNLRAKRYVAKYTINPAIAHGIAAHVGSVEEGKLADLCLWRPAFFGVKPEVVVKGGMIAWAQMGDANASIPTPQPVHMRPMFGSFGGAIAATSLTFVSQAALTQGVPTQLKLQKSAIAVSGTRQLSKRDLKLNDLLPHIEVDPETYEVRADGELLTCEPATVLPMAQRYFLF; from the coding sequence ATGAGCTATCGCATGAATCGTCGGGCTTATGCCGAAACCTATGGGCCTACCGTGGGCGATCGCGTGCGATTAGCAGACACAGAGCTGATCATTGAAGTGGAGCGAGACTTTACCACCTACGGAGACGAAGTCAAGTTTGGGGGTGGCAAAGTCATTCGGGATGGCATGGGGCAATCTCCCATTACCAATGCCGAGGGAGCGGTAGATCTGGTGATTACCAACGCGCTAATTCTGGACTGGTGGGGCATTGTCAAAGCCGATGTGGGGATTAAAGACGGTCGCATCGCCAAAATTGGTAAAGCGGGCAACCCCTACATTCAAGACCACGTAGATATCATCATTGGCCCTGGAACCGAAGTGCTAGCGGGAGAAGGCATGATCCTCACCGCAGGGGGCATCGACAGTCATATTCACTTCATTTGTCCCCAACAGATTGAGACCGCGATCGCTTCTGGCATCACGACCATGATTGGCGGTGGCACTGGCCCTGCGACGGGCACCAACGCTACTACCTGCACCCCTGGCCCCTGGAACATGTACCGGATGTTGCAAGCTGCTGATGCTTTCCCCATGAACTTAGGATTTCTCGGCAAAGGCAACAGTAGCAAACCAGAAGCTTTGCGCGAACAAGTAGAAGCGGGCGCAATGGGCCTAAAGCTGCATGAAGACTGGGGCACCACTCCTGCCACGATCGATACTTGCCTCAGCGTGGCAGATGAATTTGATGTTCAAGTCGCCATCCACACCGATACATTGAACGAAGCAGGGTTTGTCGAAGACACGATCGCCGCTTTCAAAAATCGGGTGATTCACACCTATCACACTGAAGGCGCAGGGGGTGGACACGCCCCAGATATCATCAAGGTCTGTGGGGAAGCCAATGTGTTGCCATCCTCCACCAATCCTACTCGTCCCTACACCCTCAATACCTTGGACGAACATTTGGATATGTTGATGGTCTGTCATCACCTCGACCCCAGCATCCCAGAAGATGTCGCCTTTGCCGAATCTCGGATACGTCGGGAAACGATCGCCGCCGAGGATATTCTGCATGATTTGGGAGCCTTCAGTATGATTGCCTCCGACTCTCAAGCAATGGGACGAGTGGGAGAAGTGGTCATCCGAACTTGGCAGACGGCTCACAAGATGAAAGTGCAACGAGGGCCGCTAGCAGGAGACTCGGAGCGCAACGACAACCTGCGGGCCAAGCGCTATGTTGCCAAATACACGATCAACCCTGCTATTGCTCATGGGATTGCGGCTCATGTGGGGTCAGTGGAAGAAGGTAAGCTGGCAGATCTCTGCCTCTGGCGACCTGCGTTTTTTGGGGTCAAACCAGAAGTGGTAGTCAAAGGTGGCATGATTGCCTGGGCACAGATGGGAGATGCCAATGCCAGTATCCCCACGCCACAGCCTGTCCACATGCGTCCGATGTTCGGCAGCTTTGGTGGAGCGATCGCGGCTACTTCCCTGACGTTTGTTTCTCAAGCCGCTCTGACTCAAGGAGTCCCCACTCAACTCAAGCTGCAAAAATCTGCGATCGCAGTTTCCGGAACCCGCCAACTCAGCAAGCGCGACCTCAAACTCAACGACCTATTGCCTCACATTGAAGTCGATCCAGAAACTTATGAAGTTCGGGCTGATGGCGAGTTATTAACCTGCGAACCTGCCACTGTTCTACCAATGGCTCAGCGTTACTTCTTGTTCTAA
- a CDS encoding ATP-binding protein produces the protein MSRGLFLTVSRQYSAIPLKKLLFSRFKQAEAKLVGGLHHLQPKILVFTFGASLVPVIFLVGAAWHFGHQPLKDLEKVRLNDQVQAFRGYTAASAKGLQDLAAGYAFWTDLYDAVQQRNRAWIAKEVSNQLVFSTDVDAVKVTNQAGEVLGAQGAELQLPAVQERISRLIETRKTTQDLIQTDVAPKTQGDSPKKLAPQRQVLMLSVAPIYKSDGKGASPGTLVVGQVLDAAWLQKFLTFSQPTTKLKLFSLQGEPVVASHGDLKLDAWESAHFTTEVLPNIRQGQSIYRIEPQSGLNTVYAPLMSGNRPVAIAKIQIVSGYFSQALTALSRLLWAGLGLATLLSIAIAHFLSKQISQPIKQLAGRSQTLAAGDLISPIPGMTAGGEIGQLASSYQEMANSLKTLIDDLEQRVAERTEELELARHTLEERVQERTEEVRQQHQQLQQAHDELQRLNTEVTAKADQLSIALRNLQKAQAQLIQTEKMSSLGQLVAGVAHEINNPINFIYGNLPYISRYSRDLLGLVQQYSQRYSHDPEIQQQKDAIEFDFITTDLPKILTSMETGADRIRQIILSLRNFSRLDEADMKPANLHEGIDSTLLILQHRLNEEAHNLNSIQVIKQYGQLPAVECYPRQLNQVFMNLLSNAIDALESSPRPDKQIVIQTQMLPADQVQVSIRDNGTGIPPEIQEKLFDPFFTTKPVGKGTGLGLTVVYQILERHQGQIHVISTPGVGTEVTIHLPQTATSLPIAV, from the coding sequence GTGAGTCGTGGACTTTTTTTGACAGTTAGTCGGCAGTATTCCGCAATACCTTTAAAGAAATTGCTATTCTCTCGATTCAAACAAGCTGAAGCCAAACTGGTTGGAGGATTGCATCACCTCCAACCCAAAATTTTGGTGTTTACCTTCGGAGCCTCGTTAGTTCCTGTGATTTTTCTTGTGGGCGCTGCTTGGCACTTTGGACATCAGCCGCTTAAGGATTTGGAGAAAGTGCGGTTGAATGATCAAGTCCAAGCTTTTCGTGGCTATACCGCTGCTAGCGCCAAAGGATTGCAGGATTTAGCCGCAGGTTATGCCTTCTGGACTGACTTGTACGACGCGGTGCAACAGCGCAACCGAGCTTGGATCGCTAAGGAAGTCAGCAATCAATTGGTTTTCTCCACAGACGTAGATGCGGTGAAAGTCACAAACCAAGCGGGGGAAGTTTTGGGCGCTCAGGGGGCAGAGCTACAGTTGCCTGCGGTGCAAGAGCGTATCAGCCGTTTAATTGAAACAAGGAAAACTACTCAAGATTTAATTCAGACCGATGTAGCACCTAAGACCCAGGGAGATTCCCCTAAAAAACTAGCACCTCAGCGTCAAGTGTTGATGTTGTCTGTCGCTCCTATCTATAAAAGTGATGGCAAAGGCGCTTCACCAGGCACTTTAGTGGTAGGGCAAGTGCTAGATGCAGCTTGGTTACAGAAGTTTCTCACGTTTTCTCAGCCGACGACTAAGCTCAAGCTGTTCTCGCTTCAAGGTGAGCCTGTCGTCGCGAGTCATGGGGATCTCAAGCTAGATGCTTGGGAATCAGCTCATTTCACCACTGAGGTGTTGCCGAACATTCGTCAAGGCCAATCTATCTATCGCATCGAGCCTCAATCGGGACTTAACACGGTCTATGCGCCGCTGATGTCAGGGAATCGGCCTGTGGCGATCGCCAAAATTCAGATTGTTTCTGGCTACTTTAGCCAAGCCCTCACCGCCCTCAGTCGCTTGCTCTGGGCTGGGTTAGGGTTGGCAACATTGCTCTCGATTGCGATCGCTCATTTCCTGTCCAAACAAATCAGCCAACCTATTAAGCAACTAGCAGGACGCAGCCAAACTCTAGCCGCCGGAGACTTAATCAGCCCGATTCCAGGCATGACCGCAGGCGGTGAGATTGGTCAACTCGCCAGTTCGTACCAGGAAATGGCTAACTCACTCAAAACCTTGATTGATGACCTAGAGCAACGGGTCGCCGAACGTACTGAAGAGTTAGAGTTGGCACGGCATACCCTAGAAGAGCGAGTGCAAGAGCGCACCGAGGAAGTGCGACAGCAGCATCAACAGTTGCAGCAAGCCCATGACGAATTGCAGCGGCTGAATACCGAAGTCACGGCTAAAGCTGACCAACTCAGCATCGCTTTACGCAACTTACAAAAAGCCCAAGCCCAGTTGATTCAAACCGAAAAAATGTCCAGTTTGGGGCAATTGGTGGCGGGAGTCGCCCATGAAATCAACAACCCAATCAACTTTATCTACGGCAATTTACCCTATATCAGCCGCTACAGCCGTGACTTGCTAGGTCTGGTGCAACAATACAGCCAGCGCTATAGCCACGATCCAGAAATTCAACAGCAAAAAGACGCGATCGAGTTTGATTTCATCACGACAGATCTGCCTAAGATCCTCACTTCAATGGAAACAGGAGCCGATCGCATTCGCCAGATTATTCTGTCATTACGCAACTTCTCGCGGCTGGACGAAGCGGATATGAAACCAGCTAACCTGCATGAAGGCATTGACAGCACCTTGCTAATTTTGCAGCATCGCCTGAATGAGGAAGCGCATAACTTGAACTCGATTCAAGTGATCAAGCAATACGGCCAGCTACCGGCAGTGGAGTGCTATCCTCGGCAACTCAACCAAGTTTTTATGAATCTCTTGAGCAACGCGATCGATGCGCTAGAAAGCTCTCCTCGCCCAGATAAGCAAATTGTGATTCAGACGCAAATGCTGCCAGCAGATCAGGTGCAGGTGAGCATTCGCGACAACGGCACTGGGATTCCGCCAGAAATCCAAGAAAAGCTATTTGACCCGTTCTTCACGACCAAACCTGTGGGCAAAGGCACAGGTCTAGGGTTGACCGTGGTTTATCAAATCTTGGAACGACACCAAGGCCAAATTCACGTCATCTCTACTCCGGGAGTAGGTACAGAAGTGACGATTCATTTACCCCAGACAGCCACATCCTTGCCAATCGCAGTATGA
- a CDS encoding glycosyltransferase family 4 protein produces MKWSNNSLVIYSNLPIHMESWAPPSVKTGIGGSEEAVIYLGQELAKLGYQVTVFNPCGDMEGEHNGVLYQAVEKFNPHDHFNVLIFHRNWLQPMMMKAQANKTAVWMHDNPHILPQVDEIKHSEFLASFDKLFVLSHFHQSLLPDWIPEDKIFITKNGINLPDFNVGKPLRNPKRLIYISDYLRGIEHLLNQWSDILKEVPDAELHLFYGWQTYDALVQSPIIERLPQLKGRKEQILPLLEQENVYEHGRIGHTQLIAELYKSGIYVYPCDFPEVFCIAGLKAQACGCVPVVTNYAALAETIQSGIKIDGCGGEPDVNKAFVAAVIDLLKNPGKQESMRENVTALKPFWGWDKVAQQWHDEFLGN; encoded by the coding sequence ATGAAATGGTCAAACAATTCGCTTGTAATTTATTCCAACTTGCCAATTCATATGGAGAGTTGGGCTCCTCCCTCTGTTAAGACAGGTATTGGCGGTAGTGAGGAGGCAGTTATCTACTTAGGACAGGAACTTGCGAAACTAGGATATCAAGTAACTGTTTTCAACCCATGCGGTGATATGGAGGGAGAGCATAATGGTGTGCTCTACCAAGCGGTTGAAAAATTCAATCCTCACGACCACTTTAACGTCCTGATTTTTCATCGGAATTGGCTCCAGCCCATGATGATGAAAGCTCAGGCAAATAAAACTGCTGTTTGGATGCATGATAATCCTCACATTCTGCCTCAGGTAGATGAGATAAAGCATAGTGAGTTCTTAGCTAGCTTCGATAAATTATTTGTGTTGTCTCATTTTCACCAATCTCTTCTACCAGATTGGATTCCTGAAGACAAGATTTTTATTACCAAGAATGGTATTAATCTACCTGATTTTAATGTTGGCAAACCTCTAAGAAATCCTAAGCGATTGATATATATTAGTGATTATTTGCGTGGCATTGAGCATCTTTTAAATCAGTGGTCAGATATTCTAAAGGAAGTTCCTGACGCGGAACTACATCTCTTTTATGGTTGGCAAACCTATGATGCTTTGGTTCAATCACCAATCATCGAAAGACTTCCACAGTTAAAAGGTAGAAAAGAGCAAATACTACCACTACTAGAACAAGAAAATGTGTATGAGCATGGCAGGATAGGACATACTCAATTAATTGCGGAGCTTTACAAATCAGGAATTTATGTTTACCCCTGCGATTTTCCTGAAGTTTTCTGTATTGCAGGGTTGAAAGCACAAGCCTGTGGTTGCGTTCCGGTTGTTACCAATTATGCAGCTCTTGCCGAAACAATCCAGTCGGGAATTAAGATTGATGGCTGCGGTGGGGAGCCAGATGTTAACAAAGCCTTTGTGGCAGCGGTGATTGATCTACTCAAAAACCCTGGAAAGCAAGAATCAATGCGTGAAAATGTTACAGCATTAAAACCATTTTGGGGTTGGGATAAAGTAGCTCAACAGTGGCATGACGAGTTTTTGGGAAATTAG